One genomic window of Micropterus dolomieu isolate WLL.071019.BEF.003 ecotype Adirondacks linkage group LG14, ASM2129224v1, whole genome shotgun sequence includes the following:
- the wnt3 gene encoding proto-oncogene Wnt-3 has product MDLYLIGYLMCVWLSSSRVLGGYPIWWSLALGQQYSSLGSQPILCGSIPGLVPKQLRFCRNYIEIMPSVAEGVKLGIQECQHQFRGRRWNCTTIKDNLAIFGPVLDKATRESAFVHAIASAGVAFAVTRSCAEGTSTMCGCDSHHKGPPGEGWKWGGCSEDAEFGVLVSREFADARENRPDARSAMNRHNNEAGRTTILDHMHLRCKCHGLSGSCEVKTCWWAQPDFRMLGDYLKDKYDSASEMVVEKHRESRGWVETLRVKYNFFKHPTERDLVYYEGSPNFCEPNPETGSFGTRDRACNVSSHGIEGCDLLCCGRGHNTRTEKRKEKCHCIFHWCCYVSCQECVRVYDVHTCK; this is encoded by the exons ATGGATTTGTATCTGATTGGatatttgatgtgtgtgtggttgtccAGCTCACGGGTGCTTGGAGGCTATCCCATCTGGTG GTCCCTTGCCCTTGGGCAGCAGTATTCGTCTCTGGGCTCCCAACCCATCCTGTGTGGTTCTATCCCCGGCCTGGTGCCCAAGCAACTGCGTTTCTGTCGTAACTACATAGAAATCATGCCTAGCGTTGCCGAGGGTGTAAAGCTGGGGATCCAGGAATGCCAGCATCAGTTTAGGGGCCGCCGATGGAACTGTACCACCATCAAGGACAACCTGGCCATCTTCGGCCCTGTGCTAGATAAAG CAACCAGAGAGTCAGCATTTGTCCACGCTATAGCCTCAGCAGGCGTGGCATTTGCTGTGACCCGCTCCTGTGCTGAGGGCACATCCACCATGTGCGGCTGTGATTCCCACCACAAGGGACCTCCTGGGGAGGGCTGGAAGTGGGGAGGCTGCAGTGAGGATGCAGAGTTTGGGGTGCTGGTATCCAGGGAGTTCGCGGACGCCAGAGAGAATCGTCCAGACGCTCGGTCTGCGATGAACCGTCACAACAATGAGGCAGGACGCACG aCCATCCTGGACCACATGCACCTGCGCTGTAAATGTCACGGCCTGTCAGGGAGCTGCGAGGTGAAGACATGTTGGTGGGCGCAGCCAGACTTCCGCATGCTGGGTGACTACCTGAAGGACAAGTACGACAGCGCTTcggagatggtggtggagaagCACCGCGAGTCACGAGGCTGGGTGGAGACGCTGCGAGTAAAGTACAACTTCTTTAAACACCCCACTGAGCGTGACCTGGTCTACTACGAGGGCTCGCCCAACTTCTGCGAGCCCAATCCGGAGACCGGCTCCTTTGGGACACGCGACCGAGCATGCAACGTGTCGTCACACGGCATCGAGGGCTGCGACCTGCTGTGCTGCGGCCGTGGCCACAACACCCGGACTGAGAAACGCAAGGAGAAGTGTCACTGCATCTTCCACTGGTGCTGCTACGTCAGCTGTCAGGAGTGTGTGCGCGTCTACGACGTTCACACATGCAAGTGA